The following proteins are encoded in a genomic region of Ostrea edulis chromosome 7, xbOstEdul1.1, whole genome shotgun sequence:
- the LOC130048182 gene encoding uncharacterized protein LOC130048182 isoform X2: protein MPKEKSTRAKKKKGGDVMRKGRTNKNVEGPVEFQEQTTMETSTNNGFEGEMDVSPRDEPSGFRMENSRETIREQQVWVVGSSIVKRAFLAARIRPDGVNLGLMDRLNVSIWWQGKGGMGWYEMYNKIKTLLKVADPPDYIILHCGGNNIGYTPIKQLIQDMKGTIDKIWKLLPNTKLVWSQILPRKNWYSSDSIEKMNNSAKRINSSVAAYIVRNGGCYIKYLDIKLVNTNLFEADGVHISNIGNEIFLNNISAGLEQFITNGWQVYPKLY, encoded by the exons ATGCCAAAAGAAAAATCAACGAGGGCGAAAAAGAAGAAGGGAGGTGATGTTATGAGAAAGGGGCGAACAAATAAAAATGTGGAAGGTCCAGTTGAATTTCAAGAGCAGACGACAATGGAGACATCAACAAATAACGGATTTGAGGGAGAAATGGATGTATCACCCAGAGATGAACCATCGGGATTCCGCATGGAGAATTCCAGGGAAACCATTCGAG AACAACAGGTATGGGTAGTGGGCTCATCAATAGTCAAAAGAGCATTTTTAGCAGCTAGAATCAGACCAGATGGAGTTAACTTGGGACTAATGGATAGATTAAATGTGTCTATTTGGTGGCAAGGAAAAGGGGGTATGGGCTGGTATGAAATGTACAACAAGATCAAAACATTGCTGAAAGTTGCTGACCCTCCTGATTACATTATTCTACATTGTGGTGGTAATAATATTGGGTACACACCAATCAAACAGcttatacaagatatgaaaggtaCAATTGACAAAATTTGGAAACTTTTACCCAATACAAAGCTTGTATGGTCACAAATATTGCCTAGAAAGAACTGGTATTCATCAGATAGCatagaaaaaatgaataattctgCAAAAAGAATCAACAGTTCAGTGGCGGCTTATATAGTAAGGAATGGGGGATGTTATATCAAGTATTTGGATATCAAACTTGTAAACACAAATCTTTTTGAGGCAGATGGGGTCCATATATCAAATATAGGCAATGAAATTTTTCTCAACAACATTAGTGCAGGGTTAGAACAATTTATAACGAATGGATGGCAAGTGTATCCAAAGTTATACTAG
- the LOC130048182 gene encoding uncharacterized protein LOC130048182 isoform X1, with product MPKEKSTRAKKKKGGDVMRKGRTNKNVEGPVEFQEQTTMETSTNNGFEGEMDVSPRDEPSGFRMENSRETIRGIGSTSKQDTRKNTSRISAVDVRNEVNNLLHLATAPNTQETYNQGLRCFEEFQDSLNLSKIWPPTLEQIVLFIGYMSAKHLSVATARTYISAISYKLKIQNNRDETQSFLVKKLLEGFRRKVKKNDARLPITSNILNQILQSLHLVCTNYYECKLFQAAYTLAFFGFFRVGEMTVKNQKDLGHAIEYEDITMFTEENKIQIKLKHSKVDQIGEGETITIQNSQFGSQIQPIKIIQEYLAIRPSVQGKLFCHFSGQPLTRYQFTAVLNKVLSIIGLEGKKYKSHSFRIGAATSAAMFGMSEEEICKAGRWKSKAYKTYVRM from the exons ATGCCAAAAGAAAAATCAACGAGGGCGAAAAAGAAGAAGGGAGGTGATGTTATGAGAAAGGGGCGAACAAATAAAAATGTGGAAGGTCCAGTTGAATTTCAAGAGCAGACGACAATGGAGACATCAACAAATAACGGATTTGAGGGAGAAATGGATGTATCACCCAGAGATGAACCATCGGGATTCCGCATGGAGAATTCCAGGGAAACCATTCGAG GAATTGGCTCCACAAGCAAACAAGATACCAGAAAAAATACCAGTAGAATTTCAGCAGTTGATGTTAGAAATGAAGTAAACAACTTGTTACATCTAGCAACAGCCCCAAATACTCAGGAAACATACAACCAGGGACTAAGATGCTTTGAGGAATTCCAGGATTCCCTAAACCTTAGCAAAATATGGCCCCCTACGTTAGAGCAAATAGTtctatttataggttatatgtCAGCAAAACATCTCTCAGTGGCAACAGCTAGAACTTACATTTCAGCTATTTCTTACAaactaaaaattcaaaacaatagGGATGAAACTCAAAGCTTTCTGGTTAAGAAACTCTTAGAAGGATTCAGAAGAAAGGTCAAGAAAAATGATGCCAGACTGCcaattacatcaaatatattaaatcaaataCTACAAAGTTTGCACTTGGTTTGTACAAACTACTATGAATGCAAACTGTTTCAAGCCGCCTACACTTTAGCATTTTTTGGTTTCTTTAGAGTTGGAGAAATGACAGTAAAAAACCAAAAAGATCTGGGACATGCAATTGAATATGAAGACATAACAATGTTtacagaagaaaataaaatccaaataaaaTTAAAGCATTCCAAAGTGGATCAAATAGGGGAAGGAGAAACAATTACTATTCAGAATAGCCAATTTGGGTCTCAAATACAACCAATTAAGATTATTCAAGAATATCTAGCAATACGACCTTCAGTGCAGGGGAAGTTGTTCTGTCATTTTAGTGGACAACCATTAACTAGATACCAATTTACGGcagttttaaataaagttttgtcgATAATAGGGTTAGAAGGTAAAAAATACAAGTCTCATTCATTTAGAATTGGGGCAGCAACCAGTGCAGCAATGTTTGGTATGTCAGAGGAAGAAATCTGTAAAGCAGGAAGATGGAAATCTAAAGCATACAAAACTTATGTTAGGATGTAA